The Porphyromonas pogonae genome segment TTTCATATCCGAGATGGGGGGCATTGATATTTACATTCACAGCTCCGGTGTGGGGTGGCAAAACAGAGACCTTGATCTGGACAAAGAATTGGCTACTGCCGCTGTCAATGTAGATGGTTTTATCCGCAGTGTGGGTACAGCTTTCCGCTATTTCCAGCAAAAAGGCTATGGTCACCTGGTGGCTATCACATCTATAGCTGCTTATAGAGGACTGGGTGTAGCTCCGGCTTATGCTTCGACTAAAGCTTTTCAGGCAAGGTATGTGCAGTCGCTCAAACAACTCTCGGCCATTCGCAACACCCCTATCAACATTACCGAGATAAAGCCGGGTTTTGTAGACACCCCTTTGCTCAAACAAGATAAATATCCTCTTATGATGGATAAGACTTTTGTAGCAGGTGAAATAACAAAAGCGATAAGAAAAAAACGTCGACACAAGATTATAGACAGACGTTACGTTTTCCTTGTACGCGCTTGGCAGCTCCTACCACGTTGTATATGGGAGAGGTGGCGACTTACCAATTAATGTAAACACCATTGTAAATATAAATTACCATTTAACTACTTTCTATTCTCATTTACCAATAAGATCTCATTTACACATGACAAATAATCAAACTTTACGTATATACCTGTTTTCAATATTACTTTTATTAGGAGGTCTGCCTACTGTTTATGCCCAATATACCGTAGGAGGTTTGCCTGCTTCATTGGCCGATAAAGGTGTAGGTGCCCGTGTCCAAACAAACCGAGGCTTATCCACGGTACCTGCCAGTGCCATCTATAAAATGGCATCTCTTGATACCATGCAAATAATAAAACAAGAGACAAACGCAGCCCTTGGTAACAATGCACGATTCAGAGTGCTCAACTTTGCGATAGATAGAGCTGTGAGCATCAGCCCATCAGGTATAGGTGAGATTTTTACAAACGATCAAGGAACGCGTATATGGCGCATGAAGATCAAGTCCAATGGCGCTTACAGCCTTGGCTTTAAGCTTGAGCGCTTCAGGATACCTCAAGGGGGTAAGCTCTTTTTTTACAATGAATATGGAGCAATACATGGAGCATACACGGAAGAGAATAACAACCCTGATATGCAGCTGCAGATATCTCCCATCGAAGGAGATGAGGTGACTATAGAATATAATTTTCCACAAGGTTATTCCCAAGCTACAGGTGCAGATGTGCCCTTTGTTATATCGCATGTATACCATGACTACAAAGGACTAAAGAGATTGTACAATGAATCTGTGTCAAGACTCGGAGGTAGCAATGTAGGTGAGCCTTGGTTTGAATTAGCAGGACTAAATTGTATCCCTAATGTGAAGAGTTTTCCGGAGACAGATAAACAAGCTCGCAGTGTAACCCTTATTATTGTCAATGGCACCACTGTGTGTTCAGGTGCCTTGATCAACAATCTCAGAAATGACGGTACACCTTATCTATTGACCGCCTCACATTGTGTCAATAATATATATAAGAATAAGGGGGATATGAACTATATCCACAATGCAGTGAAAACCATGGTTTTCTTTTTCGGGTTTCAGTCTCAAATTCCGGAAAAATATATTAGGGCTACTGAAGAACTTACGCTTTCAGGAGCTGAACTGGTAGCCTTGGATGAGACGTCTGATATGTGCTTGGTAAAGATAACCGGTGTACCCTCAACTAAGGGTGGGCTCAACAAATCTAAGATACCCGCTGAATACAATCCTTACTTTAGCGGATGGAATATAAGTACCGACGTCAAGGGCTCCCACTTCGGTATACATCATCCTTTGGCGTCGGTAAAAAGGTACTCCATGACTACAGCAACTTTGACTTTGGATGACTTTATTACAGAAGATCAAAATCGTATGATTAAATGGCACAAGCATCACTGGCTTATCAGTAAATGGGATATTGGTTGTACGGCGGGAGGATCTTCAGGATCTCCGCTTTTCGATCAAGACGGATTGATCATAGGAGCTCTCACCGGCGGAGCGTCTTCCTGCGCGAGCCCTGCCAACGATGCTTATTATGCTATATATACTGCATGGAACAAACGCACTGAAGCTCCCATGGAAAATCAGGTACTAAGTGCATGGCTTGATCCTGATCACTCCGGAGCGAAGCAGTGCAATGGCTTTGATCCTCTGGAGGGACATCCTTTAGTAAGACATAGCGGGGTGCTGGGCTCAGTGTATAATCAGGATATAGAAGCTGCTCTACCGGGAGAAGGAGTCAGGGGCATAGGCAATAGGTATGATCTTGATCCCGGCACTCGCATATTGGGCGCTTATGTCGTATTCAAAGGCAATCAAGTGATTGCCGGCAGTTTCCCTCAGCTCAAAGTAGCCCTGCGAGAAGTACAGCAAAACGGTGAGGTGGAAGGCTCCGCAGGGCAGTGGCACACAATAATGGGTTACCCCGGTTACTCGTCATACGATTTTAGTTCTTCGGGCTTCAATAAGAGACCTCGCACTATCTCTGCGGATTCTTTAGAGGTATTTATTCCCTTGAGAGATAATCAAGGTAAGTACATTGATATCAATCAGGGTGGTAAATATCAGTTGAGTGTGGAACTCAATGCCGGTAATAAATTTACACTCCCCGTCTTTCGTCTGAGAGATGGTTTTGCCCACCGCCGTATAGCTTATGTACAAGAAGCAGGAGGCAAGTGGATCAATGCATCTGAATACCCCAGTCATCCGTACGACGGTGCCTATTGGATAGACTTGGTTACCCAGTCTTCATTCGATCATGGCAAGGCTCCTACCGATACATCCATGTACGACTCCTATATTGTAAAGTGCGACGGGCGCAGGCTCATGATTCAATCGAAACGTCCTGCTTTGGGCAAGATAGAAGATCTTACAAAGCTCTCTGTCTATCATATGAGTGGCATCAGAGCTATCTATCTCAAGCTGGAAAGCTCTGTAACTTATATAGATTTGGCGAGCCGTTTACCACGTGGTGTATATATCGTACAGATAGAAGACTCACATGGCAAACACACAACAAAGGTGGAAGTAAGTCATTAAATTTGTACCTTTGCACGGCTCTGACTTGTTTCTGAAGACACAAGTACAAAAATTTTCAATTGATGATCATTACATTATTAAAAGGTATCGTTATAGGAACTCTCGTTGCAGCACCCATGGGTCCAATAGGAATTCTATGTCTCAGGGAAACCATACAACGTGGACGTAGAGAGGGGTTGCTTACCGGTGTAGGAGCTACTATAAGCGACACAGTGTATGGTATAATTTCTTATTTAGGCATAGGACTGGTGCTGGATTTCATAGCCGAAAACGATGCCGCATTACGTATCGTGGGCAGTTTGTTGATGCTTGCCTTCGGGTATTACCTTTATAAGAGTACGCCTACTCATAAACTCAAAGACTCCAAGGAACAGAAAATAGATTCAATGAAAGGCGTGCACAAAGTTGTGGCTTCGTTTTTGATCACACTGAGCAATCCTCTTATCGTATTCTTCTTTCTCGCTCTTTATTCGCGTTTCAACTTTGTCAAGGAATCCTTACATCCGTCACTGCAGTTTATTTCAGCGATCCTCGGTATCACGGTAGGAGGGCTTCTGTGGTGGTTTTTTATCACCTATATTGTCAATCATTTCAGGGAAAAAATAAGTATGAATGGAATTGTATGGATCAATAAGATCGTGGCGCTCCTATTCACCTTAATATCTGTGATCGGTTTGATATCCGGTATATGGATGATAATTTTTCCCGGACTTAGTTAACATCATTTTTGAATATGATACAAGCTACAATCCCTTACGTGGAAGAGCTGCCTACCAATACTATCGGATTCATGGAGGCTCAATCCATCCTGGAGAATAAAGGTAAAAGGATAAATATTGACCGGCACAACTGGGCTACCCGGTTCCCCTATGCTCCGCAGGTTTCTGTGTGGGTTGCTTATAACAAGGCAGGCCTCTATCTGTCTTACGTGTACGACGGATTGTCGCTGCGGGCATTGTCGCCCGGCGATGGTAATTATGTTCATGAAGATAGTTGTGTAGAGTTTTTTATGCAAAAGGAAGAGGGTGCATCATATACCAACTTTGAGTTCAATGTGGCCGGTGTCTGTTATGCGGCTTTTCATCAGACAAGAAAGCAAAGCCGAGTCTTTACCCCTGATGAGTACGCACGTATACTTCGCTATACCCCTCTTGAGGGGCAGATCATTCCTGAGCAGCATGGCGTACATGTATGGAAACTCACAGTAATGATCCCGTGGGATTTGATGGGGTATGACACTATCCCCCAAAAGTTTTATGCCAACTTTTATAATTGTGCAGACGGAACAAGTGATCCCCACTACATGAGTTGGTCTCCCATACCTTTGGACAAACCTAACTTCCATTGTCCCCAATATTTCGGTGAGATTATTCTACAGTAATATTCACCCCCTTCAGAGATATGATATTATGGCGCAACGGTATATCCGTTGCGCTTTTTGTATCTACACATTTATCCTGACGGAGAAGAATATGTTTTGTGACGGTGGTGATAGTTCGTTTCCTGAGCGATAGGTCCATTTGGACTCAACTGAGAGTTTATGCCCGTTGTTGTATCGGATACATAACCCCGTAAAATGGCCCTTGCCATACCCGAAAGCCGAGCTGTAAACATATCTCATACGTTGTTGAGGGAGATATAAACGGCTATCCCAGCCATCTGTATTATAGTAAGCATAATGTGCTCCGTATTTCCAATGTCCCTGCACATCTTGTCCGTCCAGTTTGAAGCTTACTCCCAAGCCCTTACTTGACTTCCTGGCTTGATCTTCCTCCGGTGTATTCTTTGCTAAAGAATAAGATGGCTCGATGTACAAAGCATATTGTTTGTTGGGGACAAAAGTAAATAGCCCACGTAGCGAATGTCTTGATTTACCTTTGTGATCAGAGAGATGTCTGTACCTGATGTTCCAGTTGATGTATCTATTTACCGTGTGCATGGCGTATACACTCCACTCCAGACCCCGTACTTTTTTTGAGGCTCTCCATCTTGGGCGCATACTCCTATAAACATCGGCATACATTCCCAGTGTGTACTGCTTGGAAGTCTTGGGCAATTCGGCACTTGCATATACTCCCCACTCATTACCGGCGTGCCGGTAGTGTGTGAGAGTCTGTCCGTAATAGCTCCAATAAGTGGGACCCAGAGCTCTGCCTATGATGTTGAAGAAGCCTATGTTAT includes the following:
- a CDS encoding SDR family NAD(P)-dependent oxidoreductase, which encodes MKNDTAHHTPKASADASKLTIFIMGATSGMGKELAIRYAAEGHKLALCGRHTEQLQDIQSLYPNNVYLKKIDITQPNADTLIEGFISEMGGIDIYIHSSGVGWQNRDLDLDKELATAAVNVDGFIRSVGTAFRYFQQKGYGHLVAITSIAAYRGLGVAPAYASTKAFQARYVQSLKQLSAIRNTPINITEIKPGFVDTPLLKQDKYPLMMDKTFVAGEITKAIRKKRRHKIIDRRYVFLVRAWQLLPRCIWERWRLTN
- a CDS encoding trypsin-like peptidase domain-containing protein; the protein is MTNNQTLRIYLFSILLLLGGLPTVYAQYTVGGLPASLADKGVGARVQTNRGLSTVPASAIYKMASLDTMQIIKQETNAALGNNARFRVLNFAIDRAVSISPSGIGEIFTNDQGTRIWRMKIKSNGAYSLGFKLERFRIPQGGKLFFYNEYGAIHGAYTEENNNPDMQLQISPIEGDEVTIEYNFPQGYSQATGADVPFVISHVYHDYKGLKRLYNESVSRLGGSNVGEPWFELAGLNCIPNVKSFPETDKQARSVTLIIVNGTTVCSGALINNLRNDGTPYLLTASHCVNNIYKNKGDMNYIHNAVKTMVFFFGFQSQIPEKYIRATEELTLSGAELVALDETSDMCLVKITGVPSTKGGLNKSKIPAEYNPYFSGWNISTDVKGSHFGIHHPLASVKRYSMTTATLTLDDFITEDQNRMIKWHKHHWLISKWDIGCTAGGSSGSPLFDQDGLIIGALTGGASSCASPANDAYYAIYTAWNKRTEAPMENQVLSAWLDPDHSGAKQCNGFDPLEGHPLVRHSGVLGSVYNQDIEAALPGEGVRGIGNRYDLDPGTRILGAYVVFKGNQVIAGSFPQLKVALREVQQNGEVEGSAGQWHTIMGYPGYSSYDFSSSGFNKRPRTISADSLEVFIPLRDNQGKYIDINQGGKYQLSVELNAGNKFTLPVFRLRDGFAHRRIAYVQEAGGKWINASEYPSHPYDGAYWIDLVTQSSFDHGKAPTDTSMYDSYIVKCDGRRLMIQSKRPALGKIEDLTKLSVYHMSGIRAIYLKLESSVTYIDLASRLPRGVYIVQIEDSHGKHTTKVEVSH
- a CDS encoding LysE family translocator, encoding MIITLLKGIVIGTLVAAPMGPIGILCLRETIQRGRREGLLTGVGATISDTVYGIISYLGIGLVLDFIAENDAALRIVGSLLMLAFGYYLYKSTPTHKLKDSKEQKIDSMKGVHKVVASFLITLSNPLIVFFFLALYSRFNFVKESLHPSLQFISAILGITVGGLLWWFFITYIVNHFREKISMNGIVWINKIVALLFTLISVIGLISGIWMIIFPGLS
- a CDS encoding carbohydrate-binding family 9-like protein gives rise to the protein MIQATIPYVEELPTNTIGFMEAQSILENKGKRINIDRHNWATRFPYAPQVSVWVAYNKAGLYLSYVYDGLSLRALSPGDGNYVHEDSCVEFFMQKEEGASYTNFEFNVAGVCYAAFHQTRKQSRVFTPDEYARILRYTPLEGQIIPEQHGVHVWKLTVMIPWDLMGYDTIPQKFYANFYNCADGTSDPHYMSWSPIPLDKPNFHCPQYFGEIILQ